A window of Elgaria multicarinata webbii isolate HBS135686 ecotype San Diego chromosome 2, rElgMul1.1.pri, whole genome shotgun sequence contains these coding sequences:
- the INSM2 gene encoding insulinoma-associated protein 2, translating into MPRGFLVKRSRRPGGSYRVRAPGGPLAPRLEEAPRQQQQQRQQLLPQPSSPLAAVWSAGSSDSAASGAGEPKRGVHSPASAESFPLGPALAAAAATDKLPLLPRTPLPLPVPLPLPAATLCPAAALKRPARAKAPPAKKPKAVRKLSFADEVTTSPVLGLRIKAAAEGGAEGPRGARPMLLGEFVCQLCKEPYAGPLALAQHRCSRIVRVEYRCPECHKIFSCPANLASHRRWHKPRPPASAGPAQDKENSRREAGRDQHHAAEDSSCCRDPPTARAAQHCPASQAGAADGSSLGAPPGELFLCPYCHKTFRRQAYLRKHLGTHQPPGAATAYSASPPLPHPPPQQITFPCHLCGAHFPSADIRDKHRLWHAVREELLLPLGQPEGSAAAHGEQQIFSCKHCPSTFFSSPGLTRHINKCHPSENRQVLLLQMPVRPGC; encoded by the exons ATGCCGCGGGGCTTCCTAGTGAAGCGGAGCAGGAGACCGGGGGGCTCCTATCGGGTGCGAGCTCCAGGCGGGCCCCTCGCGCCCCGCCTGGAGGAAGCGCCCCGA cagcagcagcagcagcggcagcagctgctGCCTCAGCCAAGCTCCCCACTGGCGGCCGTCTGGAGCGCGGGAAGCTCGGACAGCGCAGCCTCAGGAGCAGGGGAGCCCAAGCGCGGTGTCCATTCTCCCGCCTCCGCAGAGTCCTTCCCGCTGGGGCCGGccttggcggcggcggctgcgACAGACAAGCTGCCACTGCTCCCTCGCACGCCCTTGCCCCTGCCCGTGCCGCTTCCCCTGCCCGCTGCGACGCTCTGCCCCGCCGCCGCGCTCAAGCGGCCAGCCCGAGCCAAGGCGCCGCCCGCCAAGAAGCCCAAGGCCGTGCGCAAGCTGAGCTTCGCCGACGAAGTGACCACGTCGCCCGTGCTGGGGTTGCGCATCAAGGCAGCGGCGGAGGGGGGCGCCGAGGGGCCCCGCGGGGCCCGCCCGATGCTGCTGGGCGAGTTCGTCTGTCAGCTGTGCAAAGAGCCCTACGCCGGGCCGCTGGCGCTGGCCCAACACCGCTGCTCGCGAATCGTGCGCGTCGAGTACCGCTGCCCGGAGTGCCACAAAATCTTCAGCTGCCCGGCCAACCTGGCCTCGCATCGCCGCTGGCACAAGCCGCGCCCGCCCGCCTCCGCCGGCCCCGCCCAGGACAAGGAGAACAGCCGCCGGGAGGCCGGCCGCGATCAGCACCACGCCGCCGAGGACAGCTCCTGCTGCCGGGACCCGCCGACTGCTCGAGCCGCCCAGCACTGCCCAGCCAGCCAAGCCGGCGCCGCCGACGGCTCCAGCCTGGGCGCCCCTCCGGGCGAGCTCTTCCTCTGCCCCTATTGCCACAAGACCTTCCGGCGCCAGGCGTACCTGCGCAAGCACCTGGGCACCCACCAGCCCCCCGGCGCCGCCACCGCCTACAGCGCCAGCCCGCCACTTCCTCACCCGCCTCCGCAGCAGATCACTTTCCCTTGCCACTTGTGCGGGGCGCACTTTCCCTCGGCGGACATCAGGGACAAGCACCGGCTGTGGCACGCCGTGCgcgaggagctgctgctgcctctgggGCAACCCGAGGGCAGCGCGGCTGCTCACGGCGAGCAGCAGATCTTCTCCTGCAAGCACTGCCCCTCGACTTTCTTCAGCTCGCCGGGCCTCACGCGGCACATCAACAAGTGCCACCCTTCGGAGAACAGGCAGGTCCTCCTGTTGCAGATGCCTGTCAGGCCAGGCTGCTAG